In a single window of the Caproicibacterium sp. BJN0003 genome:
- a CDS encoding thioesterase family protein — protein sequence MQETKLTITKTVTEDMLAVNVGSGSLRVLATPTLAALFENASMNLAAKYLDEGSTTVGCSITVNHNAPSPLGAEITVTAVLTKHEGRFFDFSLTASDNKGEVATGVHQRVSVFSNRFQEKADSKL from the coding sequence ATGCAAGAAACAAAATTGACCATCACAAAAACCGTAACCGAAGATATGCTCGCTGTAAATGTTGGATCCGGCAGTCTGCGGGTACTTGCCACTCCAACTCTGGCTGCCCTTTTTGAGAACGCTTCCATGAATCTCGCTGCCAAATATTTGGACGAGGGCTCCACAACGGTCGGCTGTTCCATCACAGTCAATCACAATGCCCCCTCTCCTTTAGGTGCCGAAATTACCGTAACGGCAGTTTTAACAAAACATGAGGGACGCTTTTTCGATTTCTCTTTGACTGCGAGTGATAATAAAGGTGAAGTTGCCACTGGAGTTCATCAGCGCGTTTCCGTTTTTTCCAACCGTTTCCAGGAAAAAGCCGATTCCAAGCTATAA
- the ilvB gene encoding biosynthetic-type acetolactate synthase large subunit, with protein sequence MFSGAQIMVKCLEKENVNLVFGYPGAAICPFYDCLFESEIQHILCREEQNAAHEASGYARSSGKIGVCVATSGPGATNLITGIATAYMDSIPLIIITGQVNSWLLGRDVFQEADITGACESFTKHSYLVKDANDLTHIFKEAFYIASTGRPGPVLIDIPTDIQNQMVEDFHYPEKAQIRGYKPRTQGHIMQIKKALTAIGKAKRPILCCGGGVVLSGAREEMIAFATNSGIPVCATMMGIGVIPMNSDHYLGMIGTHGRESANRALKKADLVILCGARVGDRAVSSPEQIANKAVIIHIDIDPAEIGKNMQVDIPIVGDIRGVLHTMAEEITDTVPEEWKEEVLELKNQYPLRGVPREDAVEPRVFIRDLSSMMEENAILVADVGQNQIWSARNFNVKLGRFLTSGGLGTMGYSIPAAIGAKLAKPHREVVAVCGDGSFQMAMCELGTIMQYQIPIKIIIMQNGTLGMVKEFQDKLYHSHYIATQLKGGEPDFVLLAKSYGIKAEYAFSNREAKEAAARMLKSPDPYILVCRVDPDTPSI encoded by the coding sequence ATGTTTAGCGGCGCACAGATTATGGTAAAGTGTCTGGAAAAAGAAAATGTTAATCTTGTTTTCGGTTATCCGGGCGCCGCAATCTGCCCTTTTTATGATTGCCTTTTCGAATCTGAGATCCAGCATATTCTCTGTCGGGAAGAACAGAATGCGGCACACGAGGCCAGCGGATATGCCCGCTCCAGCGGAAAGATTGGTGTTTGTGTTGCGACCTCCGGCCCCGGTGCAACTAATTTAATTACCGGCATTGCAACTGCTTATATGGATTCAATTCCACTGATCATTATCACCGGCCAGGTGAATTCATGGCTTTTGGGGCGCGATGTTTTTCAGGAAGCCGACATTACCGGTGCCTGTGAAAGTTTTACAAAGCACAGTTATCTTGTAAAAGACGCAAATGATCTAACCCATATCTTTAAAGAAGCATTCTATATTGCCTCTACCGGACGTCCCGGTCCCGTTTTGATCGATATTCCCACCGATATTCAAAACCAGATGGTAGAAGATTTCCACTATCCGGAAAAAGCACAGATCCGTGGTTATAAGCCCCGCACCCAGGGACATATTATGCAGATCAAAAAAGCGCTCACTGCTATCGGTAAAGCAAAGCGCCCCATCCTCTGCTGCGGCGGCGGCGTGGTGCTTTCGGGCGCCAGAGAAGAAATGATTGCCTTTGCAACAAACAGCGGAATTCCCGTCTGTGCAACCATGATGGGGATCGGCGTAATTCCGATGAATAGTGATCATTATCTCGGAATGATCGGAACCCACGGCAGAGAAAGCGCCAATCGGGCACTAAAAAAAGCCGACTTGGTAATTCTATGCGGCGCAAGAGTGGGGGACCGTGCTGTTAGTTCTCCGGAACAAATCGCCAATAAAGCCGTGATTATTCATATTGACATTGACCCCGCAGAAATTGGAAAGAATATGCAGGTAGATATTCCGATTGTCGGCGATATCCGTGGTGTTCTGCACACGATGGCAGAAGAAATCACTGATACGGTTCCGGAAGAGTGGAAAGAAGAAGTCTTAGAGCTTAAAAATCAGTATCCGCTCCGTGGAGTCCCCCGGGAGGATGCGGTAGAACCCCGGGTCTTTATCCGCGACCTTTCTTCTATGATGGAAGAAAATGCGATTCTTGTCGCTGATGTAGGGCAAAATCAAATTTGGTCGGCACGCAATTTTAATGTAAAGCTGGGCAGATTTCTAACAAGCGGTGGCCTTGGCACCATGGGATATTCCATTCCAGCGGCAATCGGTGCAAAACTCGCAAAGCCTCACCGAGAGGTTGTCGCCGTCTGCGGAGACGGCTCCTTTCAGATGGCAATGTGCGAACTTGGCACCATCATGCAGTATCAAATTCCAATTAAAATTATCATCATGCAAAATGGTACTCTTGGTATGGTCAAAGAATTTCAAGATAAACTTTATCACAGCCACTATATTGCAACACAGTTAAAAGGCGGCGAACCGGATTTTGTTCTTTTGGCAAAAAGCTATGGAATCAAAGCAGAATACGCTTTTTCCAACCGAGAAGCGAAAGAAGCCGCCGCACGAATGCTCAAAAGTCCTGATCCCTATATTTTGGTATGCCGAGTTGATCCGGATACCCCAAGTATTTAA
- the ilvN gene encoding acetolactate synthase small subunit codes for MKSTLSVLVENQPGLLSKVVSLFARRGFNIDSLAVGVTEDSTISRITIVVDGDESIIEQVEKQLNKLIQVIKVKVLTPGNFLSRELSLIKVNCRTQDRIDLMKIAELMKARIIDVAPSSLTLEISDTQENTQTLIDLVHPYGIKEIVRTGAIAIEKGAQITRSKVNP; via the coding sequence ATGAAATCTACACTTTCTGTACTGGTCGAAAACCAGCCTGGCCTGCTCTCAAAAGTGGTCAGCCTTTTTGCCCGGCGGGGATTCAATATTGATTCTCTTGCGGTGGGCGTTACGGAAGACTCCACCATCTCCCGCATTACAATCGTAGTGGACGGCGATGAATCCATCATCGAGCAGGTGGAAAAACAATTAAATAAGCTGATTCAGGTTATTAAGGTAAAAGTGTTAACGCCCGGCAATTTTCTTTCCCGAGAGTTATCTCTCATCAAGGTCAATTGCCGCACACAGGACCGGATCGACCTGATGAAGATTGCTGAGCTAATGAAAGCTCGGATTATAGATGTGGCGCCCAGCAGCCTGACCTTGGAAATTTCGGATACACAGGAAAATACCCAAACTTTGATTGATTTGGTACATCCCTATGGAATTAAAGAAATTGTCCGAACCGGTGCAATCGCAATTGAAAAGGGTGCTCAAATCACAAGGAGTAAAGTAAATCCCTGA
- a CDS encoding GNAT family N-acetyltransferase yields MELQIVKAEEEDLPQVAALAKEIWEEHFTPIIGEKQVAYMVEKFQSLTAMRRQTKMEGYRYYRFLKERVLIGYTGVAVNPGDEERLFLSKLYLKKEERGQGFSTRAFDFLEDLCRKEGRRSIWLTVNKYNKIPLAVYQHRGFQITDSVVTDIGGGFVMDDYIMEKIISKTK; encoded by the coding sequence TTGGAGCTGCAAATTGTAAAAGCAGAAGAGGAAGATTTACCTCAGGTTGCTGCTTTAGCAAAAGAAATCTGGGAAGAACATTTTACGCCGATTATCGGAGAAAAACAGGTGGCATATATGGTGGAAAAATTTCAGTCTCTCACCGCGATGCGCCGCCAGACGAAAATGGAAGGATACCGCTATTATCGTTTCTTAAAAGAGAGAGTGCTGATTGGCTATACGGGAGTTGCGGTGAATCCTGGTGACGAAGAACGGCTTTTTTTAAGTAAACTGTATCTTAAAAAAGAAGAAAGAGGACAAGGCTTTTCCACCAGAGCTTTTGATTTTCTCGAAGATCTTTGCCGAAAAGAAGGACGCCGGTCGATTTGGCTTACTGTCAATAAATACAATAAAATTCCCCTTGCAGTTTACCAGCATCGCGGATTTCAGATTACCGACAGCGTTGTCACCGATATTGGCGGCGGATTTGTGATGGATGACTACATAATGGAGAAGATTATCTCAAAAACAAAATAA